In Argopecten irradians isolate NY chromosome 11, Ai_NY, whole genome shotgun sequence, one DNA window encodes the following:
- the LOC138335717 gene encoding integrase/recombinase xerD homolog, translating into MAGFNLKGRSDKTVENYYNAFKRWEAFAKQGNVCHLPAQPVQVALYLTHILDTGGSGSIVTAAVYGIKWAHSINGFEDPTVNSFVKNLMEAAKRQVRVPRRKKDCVSANMLICLCDIHKDSRDISVVRDLAMIVLCFAGFLRYNELSELRCEDVAFHESCLKLNIRKSKTDQYRLGNEVVIAKGKTVACPYLMLKRFMGLFGATVSSKDYLFKPLFRSKAECNQIYKQKPLSYTRARECVVKRLNEVSKGLDLGLHSLRAGGATEAANGNVNERCWRRHGRWRSDMSKDGYVVDSLQNRLEVTKQLGL; encoded by the coding sequence ATGGCGGGATTCAATTTAAAAGGGAGGAGCGACAAGACTGTTGAAAATTATTATAACGCGTTTAAAAGGTGGGAGGCTTTCGCAAAACAGGGCAACGTTTGTCATCTTCCCGCACAACCGGTACAAGTAGCCTTATACTTGACTCATATTTTGGATACGGGCGGATCTGGTAGCATTGTTACTGCCGCAGTTTACGGAATTAAATGGGCGCATTCGATCAACGGATTCGAGGATCCCACAGTGAAcagttttgttaaaaatttgATGGAGGCCGCTAAAAGGCAGGTGCGAGTGCCCAGGAGGAAGAAGGACTGTGTGTCAGCGAACATGTTAATATGTTTGTGTGATATTCATAAGGACTCTAGGGACATTTCAGTGGTGCGAGACTTGGCTAtgattgttttatgttttgcGGGATTTTTAAGGTACAATGAGTTGAGTGAGTTGCGATGCGAGGATGTGGCATTTCATGAATCTTGTTTGAAGTTAAACATTAGAAAGAGTAAAACGGATCAATATAGATTAGGAAACGAGGTGGTGATTGCGAAAGGTAAGACTGTGGCATGTCCTTATTTGATGTTAAAAAGGTTTATGGGTCTGTTTGGAGCAACGGTGAGTTCAAAAGATTATTTGTTCAAACCACTGTTTCGTAGTAAGGCGGAATGCAAtcagatatataaacaaaaacctTTGAGCTATACAAGGGCCAGGGAATGCGTTGTAAAGAGGTTAAACGAGGTAAGTAAAGGACTAGACTTAGGGTTACATTCTCTTAGGGCTGGCGGTGCTACAGAAGCTGCTAATGGCAATGTAAACGAAAGGTGCTGGAGAAGGCACGGAAGATGGAGAAGCGATATGTCAAAAGATGGCTACGTGGTCGATTCGCTCCAGAACAGATTGGAAGTTACGAAGCAACTAGGGCTGTAG